One part of the Ochotona princeps isolate mOchPri1 chromosome 3, mOchPri1.hap1, whole genome shotgun sequence genome encodes these proteins:
- the FAM131A gene encoding protein FAM131A isoform X2: protein MLPKSRRALTIQEIAALARSSLHGISQVVKDHVTKPTAMAQGRVAHLIEWKGWSKPSDSPAALESAFSSYSDLSEGEQEARFAAGVAEQFAIAEAKLRAWSSVDGEDSTDDSYDEDFAGGTDTDMAGQLPFGPHLQDLFSGRRFSRPVRQGSVEPESDCSQTVSPDTLCSSLCSLEDGLLGSPARLASQLLGDELFLAQLPPSQESAFRSLGPLEAQDSPYNSPLTESCLSAATEEEPDPCKDCQPHCPPAMGSWERQRQASEVASSGGVSLEEDEVEPEEQ from the exons ATGCTGCCCAAGTCCCGGAGAGCCCTCACTATCCAGGAGATTGCTGCGCTGGCCAGATCCTCCCTGCATG GCATCTCCCAGGTGGTAAAGGATCATGTGACAAAGCCTACTGCAATGGCCCAAGGCCGAGTGGCTCACCTCATTGAGTGGAAGGGCTGGAGCAAGCCAAGCGATTCACCTGCTGCCCTAGAATCTGCCTTTTCCTCTTACTCGGACCTCAGTGAGGGTGAACAAGAGGCTCGCTTTGCAGCAG GAGTAGCTGAGCAGTTTGCCATTGCAGAAGCCAAGCTCCGGGCATGGTCTTCAGTGGATGGTGAGGACTCCACTGATGACTCCTATGATGAGGATTTTGCTGGGGGAACTGACACAG ACATGGCTGGGCAGCTGCCCTTTGGGCCCCACCTCCAGGACCTGTTCTCTGGCCGCCGATTCTCCCGGCCTGTGCGTCAGGGTTCCGTGGAGCCCGAGAGCGACTGCTCGCAGACCGTGTCCCCAGACACCCTGTGCTCTAGTCTCTGCAGCCTGGAGGATGGGCTGCTGGGATCCCCAGCCCGGCTGGCTTCCCAGCTGCTGGGTGATGAGCTGTTCCTTGCCCAACTGCCCCCCAGCCAGGAAAGTGCCTTCCGCAGCCTGGGCCCCTTGGAGGCCCAGGACTCACCCTACAACTCGCCCCTCACGGAGTCCTGCCTTTCTGCAGCCACCGAGGAGGAGCCAGACCCCTGCAAGGACTGCCAGCCGCACTGCCCGCCGGCCATGGGCAGCTGGGAACGGCAGCGGCAAGCCTCCGAGGTGGCCTCCTCTGGGGGAGTGTCCTTAGAGGAGGATGAGGTGGAGCCGGAGGAACAGTGA
- the FAM131A gene encoding protein FAM131A isoform X1, with product MPMISVLGKMFLWQREGPGGRWTCQTSRRVASDPAWAVEWIELPRGLSLSSLGSSRTLRGWSRSSRPSSVDSQDLPEVNVGDTVAMLPKSRRALTIQEIAALARSSLHGISQVVKDHVTKPTAMAQGRVAHLIEWKGWSKPSDSPAALESAFSSYSDLSEGEQEARFAAGVAEQFAIAEAKLRAWSSVDGEDSTDDSYDEDFAGGTDTDMAGQLPFGPHLQDLFSGRRFSRPVRQGSVEPESDCSQTVSPDTLCSSLCSLEDGLLGSPARLASQLLGDELFLAQLPPSQESAFRSLGPLEAQDSPYNSPLTESCLSAATEEEPDPCKDCQPHCPPAMGSWERQRQASEVASSGGVSLEEDEVEPEEQ from the exons ATGCCCATGATTTCTGTGCTGGGCAAAATGTTTCTGTGGCAGCGTGAAGGGCCTGGAGGCCGATGGACTTGTCAGACCAGTCGCAGAG TGGCCTCGGACCCCGCGTGGGCTGTGGAGTGGATTGAACTGCCGCGgggcctctctctgtcctccttgggATCTTCTCGGACCCTCCGAGGCTGGAGCCGGTCCTCGCGCCCTTCCTCCgtggacagccaggacttgcCAGAG GTGAATGTTGGAGACACAGTCGCGATGCTGCCCAAGTCCCGGAGAGCCCTCACTATCCAGGAGATTGCTGCGCTGGCCAGATCCTCCCTGCATG GCATCTCCCAGGTGGTAAAGGATCATGTGACAAAGCCTACTGCAATGGCCCAAGGCCGAGTGGCTCACCTCATTGAGTGGAAGGGCTGGAGCAAGCCAAGCGATTCACCTGCTGCCCTAGAATCTGCCTTTTCCTCTTACTCGGACCTCAGTGAGGGTGAACAAGAGGCTCGCTTTGCAGCAG GAGTAGCTGAGCAGTTTGCCATTGCAGAAGCCAAGCTCCGGGCATGGTCTTCAGTGGATGGTGAGGACTCCACTGATGACTCCTATGATGAGGATTTTGCTGGGGGAACTGACACAG ACATGGCTGGGCAGCTGCCCTTTGGGCCCCACCTCCAGGACCTGTTCTCTGGCCGCCGATTCTCCCGGCCTGTGCGTCAGGGTTCCGTGGAGCCCGAGAGCGACTGCTCGCAGACCGTGTCCCCAGACACCCTGTGCTCTAGTCTCTGCAGCCTGGAGGATGGGCTGCTGGGATCCCCAGCCCGGCTGGCTTCCCAGCTGCTGGGTGATGAGCTGTTCCTTGCCCAACTGCCCCCCAGCCAGGAAAGTGCCTTCCGCAGCCTGGGCCCCTTGGAGGCCCAGGACTCACCCTACAACTCGCCCCTCACGGAGTCCTGCCTTTCTGCAGCCACCGAGGAGGAGCCAGACCCCTGCAAGGACTGCCAGCCGCACTGCCCGCCGGCCATGGGCAGCTGGGAACGGCAGCGGCAAGCCTCCGAGGTGGCCTCCTCTGGGGGAGTGTCCTTAGAGGAGGATGAGGTGGAGCCGGAGGAACAGTGA